GTAACTCAATACCTTCCTGACCTCTATCATCGGCACCGGTGAAACCGACAATATGCGCAGCTACTTCTCCCGCGGGATAATAACGTTGATATTCGGTTATGGAGCTTATCCCTCGAATGTTGAGCGCTAAGACGCTTTCACCCTCATTAGGGGGCATCCGTCGCCTGAGGTAAACAAATCGTCGAGAGCTGACTGACTTAAGACGCGACAACAGTTCGCCAGCGTCTAGTTCTAGCGCTACTGCTAGACGATTTACCACCTCAACCTCTTGTGGCGATTCGCCACCAGTAGGAAGCAATAATCTTGGATTGGCGATGATGGTCGTCATCGGCGTTGAAATAGCTAGGGGTTCACCGTTACGGTCAGTAATCATTCCGCGATGAGCGGGAATAGCAACCTCACGTATGCTGCGTGCGTCCCCTTGATCCTGGAGGAATTCGAAGCCTTGATCAGCCTCTGGGACGACTTGAAGCAGCCCTAAGCGCCCAAGTAAAGCTATGGGAAGGGCTAATAGAACGATCATCACGAAGCCAAAACGACCGCTATATAGTCGCTGTGTAGGCGACTTGGCTGCGCGCTTTACCGTCTTTCGCTGCTTCGTCACGGATTGATTACTCTAACTTCGTCTACGGTAGGTACGCGCATTTCGAGTTCGTCTCGAGCCGCCGCTTCAATTTTAGCGGGGGTTGTTAGGCTCGAGCGCTCGATTAATAATCGCCCTCGTTCGACAATCAGCGCACTATACTCTTGCTCTAACTCATGAAGACGACTAAACATCTGTCGAGAACTATAACTACCCGAAACCACCTTAATACTTGATAGGACGACGGCGATTAGCAACAAGAATACGAGCATGTAGGACTTCATTCTACCCTCTTAGAAGCAACTCTCATGACAGCACTACGACTACGAGCGTTTTCGGCAACCTCTTCAGTAGAGGCCTTAATAGCCTTAGACTCAATGGCTAACGGGCCGAGTTCAGCATCACCCATAACAGGGACACCTTTAGGAATCTTTTTGCCCTTAGACTTATCGCGAATAAAGTGCTTCGCTATACGATCTTCGAGGGAGTGAAAGGAAATAACTACTAATCGCCCCTCAAAGTTCAGTAGATTCACTGACTGTTCTAAGACATCTTCAACATCACCAAGTTCATTATTGACAAAAATTCGAATTGCCTGAAAAACACGCGTAGCTGGATGCTTGTTTCGATCCTTTTTAGGCGTAGAGTCTTCGATGACTTTAGCTAATTGTGATGTCGTGGTAATTGCCTCTTTCTCTCGAGCGCGCAGAATACCTGACGCGATTGGGCCAGAAAATTTCTCCTCGCCATAACGACGAAACACCGATGCCATCTCACCATGTTCCGCTACAGCCAACCAGTCAGCAGCAGATTGCCCTCGTGACGTATCCATTCGCATG
The DNA window shown above is from Umboniibacter marinipuniceus and carries:
- the rsmH gene encoding 16S rRNA (cytosine(1402)-N(4))-methyltransferase RsmH — its product is MTNTSHYSVLLSESVEALAIKADGVYVDGTFGRGGHSRKILDQLGPKGRLIAFDKDPQAIDFAATHFNDERFYIHHGSFTEMSVVIAQLGLSGVDGILLDLGVSSPQLDQAERGFSFMKNGPLDMRMDTSRGQSAADWLAVAEHGEMASVFRRYGEEKFSGPIASGILRAREKEAITTTSQLAKVIEDSTPKKDRNKHPATRVFQAIRIFVNNELGDVEDVLEQSVNLLNFEGRLVVISFHSLEDRIAKHFIRDKSKGKKIPKGVPVMGDAELGPLAIESKAIKASTEEVAENARSRSAVMRVASKRVE
- the ftsL gene encoding cell division protein FtsL — translated: MKSYMLVFLLLIAVVLSSIKVVSGSYSSRQMFSRLHELEQEYSALIVERGRLLIERSSLTTPAKIEAAARDELEMRVPTVDEVRVINP